TTTGCACATGCCGCACATGTCATTCCTGATATTTGCAGATTGGCCTCTTTTTGTTCATTCATGTCTCTCACCTCTATATACCCTTATGAGGTATAATTATTAGCAAAATAAATCGTACTTCCTATAAAGTACGATTTATTTCCATATCTAAAAATAATTATTGAACATCGTATCCTTGATCTTCGATTACAGCAACGATATCTTTTAATGTTACAACTGACGAGTCAATAGTAACTTCAACAGTTCCTTCTGCTAATTGAACTTTCACTTGTTCAACACCGTTTAGCTCTTTCACACTGCTTTCGATAGCATTTACACAATGTCCACAAGACATACCTTCAACTTGTAATGTTAACTGTTCCATTTAAAATCCTCCTCTTGTTTCTTCATTGTTTGTTAATCACAACCTCATCTTACCATACCCCCCTAAGGTAATCAATGGTTTTGTGTCATGATTTTTCAATTTTTTCTAAAAGTTTATTTTACACACACTTTTTCACACCCATACAAGAATAAAGAAAAAAACAAGCCAGTTACATACTAGCTTGTTTTTACGCTTTTGAAAAACGTTCAAATACTGTCATTAATTCTTCAATTGCTTCGTCACCATTACCATCTTTAATTGCACCTGAAACACAATGACTCGTATGGTTTTTTAATACACCCATTCCTACTTTTTTCATCGCTGCATTAATCGCTGAAATTTGCACTAAAATATCCACGCAATAACGATCATTTTCAATCATATTTTGAATACCGCGGACTTGTCCTTCAATTCTCTTTAATCTATTTATAATTTGTTCTTTTTCTTTTTCTGATCTATGTGTTACTGCTTCATGCTCTTTATGATCCATATTATCACCTTCTTAAAGTTTCTCTTCATCCAATAAAACAACTGTTTTTATGAGTATACCAATTATAGCATTAAATATCTATGCATGATACCCCATATGAGTATATTTCCGCTTTATGATTATTCTTAACACATTGTTAGCTTCTCAGTCTCAATTTTCATTATACCCTTTCCTTTTTTCAAAAAACAATAATAAGCGGGGATTGTCCATCCCCGCTTATTATTCATCCCAAAATATAAAAATCTCAATCTTCACACTTGTAAATTGAGACTTTTTTCTCCCTATATATAATTATTGCTGATCACAGACTTTTGTATCATTCACTACTGAAGTTCCTTCAACAGTTACCGTATGAAAACAATCATTTACTCGAACTGTAATAACATTATCTTGCCGATCAATAATATGATATTCATTAAAATTTTTATTTAGAGCACTGCGAATTTGTTCTCCTTCATAAATTGGGATACCATGCGATAAAATCCAAATAAGTCCAGCGATAGCGAGAATAGTTTTCATACGATCTACCTCCTTGAGAATATAGTGAACTTTTCATCCATCCTTTTCAGCTCTACGAATCATGATGAAAATAAACTAAGCCTTTTTGGAAATAAGTTCATTTCGTCTATTTTATGTTTATGCTAATTGTGACCGAATTGTGACAACTTTTTGTCTCTTTAGACGAAAAGTTGAAACAAAACTTTCAAAAAGGACAATTCTACTTCTCAAAGCAAAAGGCTATGGAGAATTTCTCCATAGCCTTTTGTTTGCATTTTATTAAACACTCGTTTTATTATCTAACCTACTACAGATCATAGAAAAATGTGGATTCACTCAAATCACTAACCATTTAATCGATGGATACGTGACTAATGAATCTTAATCCTTTACTTAAAGAACTCGGCACAACTGATGCATGATTCTCCCCTTCAGCCTCATAAAACGTAAAACGAAACTGATCGTGTTTTACTTGGAGAAGGCGCTCTGACAATTCATTAGCACCTACAACCATATGCTCTCGTTCTAGTGAACTAACTGTAAGAAATACTCTTGTTTTAACCTTTGCATTGTTTAATTCATTTATAAGATTTTCTTCTTTTTCAAGCACAGATTGGTTATTCCACCAAATAGATGGACTACTTATAAAATAATTTTGAAAGGCATTTACGTTTGTAAATAATATATGTAAAGCAAATAGACCACCTAGTGAATGCCCAAATAATGTTTGTTTTCCTTTATCAATTTCAAAATTCTTTTCAATTTGCGGCTTTAATTCTTCGTCAATAAAAGTAAAGAAATGATGTGCTCCTCCTGTTTTAGGCCAAGGTTTACCATCTGGTTTTAAAGCCGCATCTTTTGAAATTACGCTAGGCGTAAAATCATAGCATCTTTCTTCACCTGAAAATGCCCCTTCGATTGGATAACCAATACCTACTATAATGGCTGGTGAAACACCTGTTTTTTCTGCTCTAACTGATTGTATTTTAACCGCTTCATGGAATGTTTGAAAAAAGGCATTACCATCTAATACGTAAATGACAGGATATCCTGACTCTGGTGCTGGTTGCCTCGGCTTTGAAATATGAATTTGATATTCCTTACCATCTAATTTTGAATACATGTTCCACTGTTCAGTATTAGATGTTACAATCTGCTGTTTTTCAATAGTAGTGTTCATTTTATATTCCCCCCTTTTAACTTGTTACATATATTTCTACTTTTTCTTCTTGAGATACAACGCTATCATAACCGAAGCAAACAGGAGACCCATTATACGGATCAATCATGACACGCGCATCAATATGAAATACTTCTTTTAACACTTCATTTGTAATGATTTCTTCTGGGCTACCAGTTGTAACGATTTCCCCTTCCTTCATTGCAATAATTTCATCTGAAAACCTTGCTGCATGGTTAATATCATGTAATACCATAACGACCGTACAATTATGGTCTTTATTTAATTTCTCCACAATTTGTAATACATCTAATTGATGAGACATATCAAGATATGTAGTTGGCTCATCTAATAACAACACTTCTGTCTCTTGTGCCAAAGCCACCGCTAGCCATACCTTTTGTCGTTGACCACCTGATAAATTTGCAATTTGTCTCGTTCGAAATTCAGAAGTTTTCGTTATATCTAATGCCCAGTCAATCATCTCTTTATCTTTTGAAGTTAACTTATTTACATTATTTCGATGTGGATAACGTCCATAAGAAATTAATTCTTCTACTTTAAGCTCTCCTGGTGCAATTGGAGTTTGCGGGAGTAGGGCTAACTGCTTCGCAATTTGTTTCGTTGGAATTGTATGTAAATCCTGTCCTTGTAAATATACTTTACCACTCTTTTGCTTTAAAATTCTTCCCATTGTTTTTAACAGTGTTGATTTACCGCACCCGTTTGGTCCTATAATTGTCGTTACTTTTCCTTCTTGTATTTCCACATTTAAATCGCGAAACACTGTAAGCTTTTCATAACTTGTTTCTAAATTTTTCGCACTTAAAATACTCACTTTTATTCCTCCTCTTACGCTTTCGCCTTATAAAGTAAATATAAGAAATAAGGTACACCGACAATAGAAATAACGATTCCAACTGGTAACTCTACAGGTGTGAAAACTGTTTTTGCAATAAAGTCTGAAGTAATTACAAGAAACATTCCAATTACTCCGCACGTAGGAATGATATGCTTATGCTGAATACCGACAAG
This genomic window from Bacillus anthracis str. Vollum contains:
- the copZ gene encoding copper chaperone CopZ — encoded protein: MEQLTLQVEGMSCGHCVNAIESSVKELNGVEQVKVQLAEGTVEVTIDSSVVTLKDIVAVIEDQGYDVQ
- a CDS encoding metal-sensing transcriptional repressor; translation: MDHKEHEAVTHRSEKEKEQIINRLKRIEGQVRGIQNMIENDRYCVDILVQISAINAAMKKVGMGVLKNHTSHCVSGAIKDGNGDEAIEELMTVFERFSKA
- a CDS encoding alpha/beta hydrolase; translation: MNTTIEKQQIVTSNTEQWNMYSKLDGKEYQIHISKPRQPAPESGYPVIYVLDGNAFFQTFHEAVKIQSVRAEKTGVSPAIIVGIGYPIEGAFSGEERCYDFTPSVISKDAALKPDGKPWPKTGGAHHFFTFIDEELKPQIEKNFEIDKGKQTLFGHSLGGLFALHILFTNVNAFQNYFISSPSIWWNNQSVLEKEENLINELNNAKVKTRVFLTVSSLEREHMVVGANELSERLLQVKHDQFRFTFYEAEGENHASVVPSSLSKGLRFISHVSID
- a CDS encoding ABC transporter ATP-binding protein; this translates as MSILSAKNLETSYEKLTVFRDLNVEIQEGKVTTIIGPNGCGKSTLLKTMGRILKQKSGKVYLQGQDLHTIPTKQIAKQLALLPQTPIAPGELKVEELISYGRYPHRNNVNKLTSKDKEMIDWALDITKTSEFRTRQIANLSGGQRQKVWLAVALAQETEVLLLDEPTTYLDMSHQLDVLQIVEKLNKDHNCTVVMVLHDINHAARFSDEIIAMKEGEIVTTGSPEEIITNEVLKEVFHIDARVMIDPYNGSPVCFGYDSVVSQEEKVEIYVTS